TCTGGATGCTTGTCGACCGCGTCGTTCTTGTCGTTCTTGTGGTTGTCACTCATCGGCGTCAGGCCCGGAAGACGTGCCGACGGATCGCCGCGGCATTCGAGAAGATACGGATACCGAGGACCACGACGACACCGGTGGACAACTGAGCACCCACGCCCAGCTTGTCACCCAGGAAGACGATCAGCGCGGCCACGACGACGTTCGACAGGAACGACACCACGAAGACCTTGTCGACGAAGATGCCGTCGAGCATGGCCCGCAGACCGCCGAACACGGCGTCCAGGGCCGCGACGACGGCGATGGGTAGATAAGGCTCGACAACCGCCGGAACCTCGGGCCGGACCAACAACCCAGCCACGACGCCCACGACGAGGCCCAGTACCGCGATCACGATGTGCCCTTCTCTGTTCTCGGCTGTGCTGTACGTACGATCACGCTCGGTGCGGCGGGCAGCCGGAGGTCGCTCTCCACGGAGATGCCGGTCCGGATGTCGAAGTTCTCCTGCAGCGCGTGCAGATACAGTCCGTCGGCGCTGTCCTGGAACCTGGTGCTCAGCCGCTTGCCGTCCCCTACCGCGAGCACCGTGTACGGCGGCACCAGCGGCTTGTTGTCGACCAGTATCGCGTCTCCCGCGGCCCGGATCGCCGACAGCGCCGTCAGCCGCTGCCCGTTGATCGCGATGGCCTCGGCGCCGGACTGCCACAGCCCGTTCACGACTCGCTGCATGTCCCGGTCACGTACCCGCCCGGTGTCGGAGAATCCGGAGGTCTCCCGGGCATCCCCACCGGCACCGGTGCTCGCTTCCTTCGCGTCGTCCACGACGAGCTTGACACCCGGCCCGTGCACCTCGGTCGCACCCGACAGGATGCCCACCAGGTCGGCCTGTTTACTGCCGCCCTCCGACTTCAGCGCCGCACGCTGACGCGCGCTCACGTTGTCACGCAGTCGGTCGACCGCTTCCTCCAGCTTGTCGGCCGCCTCGGTCTCGCCGTCGATGCGGTCGATCAGCTCCTCGCGCTCCTTGGCGACCCCGGGTGCCGCAATCCGTGCTTGAGCCGCCCCCACGGTCACCACGAGAGCGGCCAGCACCAGGCCGGCGGCAAGACCGAGCCTCGCTCTCAGCGGCCTCGACAGCCCGGCGTCACCCGTGGCTTTCCGACGTGCGGCAGCCTCGGCATACCCCTCGTCGAGGCTGTGGTCCATGACGTTGGTGAGCAGCGACATGGACGCGTCCGGACGGGAACGACTCGTGGGGATGCTCCGAACGGGGGGCTGCTGCGGCATGCCGCACATCGTCCCACGTCGCGACCAGTGCCTCCGAACGGCCCCACCCACGCGCCGGACAGACCCCATTGGGGGTTTCCTGTCCGGCACGCGCGCGTGTACGTCGATTCAGCGACCGGCGCCGTCCACCACGGCTGACCACTCGTCGAGCAGCGCCTGAGCGGAAGCGTCGTCGGGCCCTTCGGCCCACAGATGCGTGACGGCCTCCGCCGGGTCGGGCAGCACCATCACCCACCGCCCGTCGGTCTCGACCACTCGCACCCCGTCAGTCGTGTCGACGAACCTCTCTCCGGCCTCCTCCACAACCCGACGCATGACGAGTCCCTTGACGGCCCACGGAGTCGCCAGATCCCGTTTCAGGACGTGTGCCCGCGGAATCCTGGCGTCGATCTGGCTGAGCGTGAGCTGCGTCCGCGCGACCAGTCCGATAAGCCGCACGAAGGCCGCCGAACCGTCGAACACGCTGCTGAACTCGGGCACGATGAACCCACCGCGCCCGTCTCCACCGAAGATGGTCGCCTCGTCACGCCCGACCCGGGTGAGATCGTCGGGCGAGGTGGTGGTCCACTCCACCTGCGTGCCGTGATAGGCGGCGACCTGCTCGGCGATGCGCGTAGTCGTCACCGGCAACGCCACTCGCCCACTGCGCCGTTCGGCGGCCACCAGATCAAGCATGACGAGCAGAGCTCGGTCATCCTCGATGATCCGCCCCTTCTCGTCGACGAGTGAAAGCCGCTCACCCACCGGATCGAAGCGCACGCCGAACGCGGCACCTGCCGACGCCACGATCTCGCCGAGCCGCACCATCCCGGACCGCCGCGTATCAGCGGTCTCCGTCGGCCTGGACTCGTCCAGTCCGGGATTGATGGTCAGCGAATCGACTCCGAGTTTCCCGAGCAGACTGGGCAGCACAAGTCCCGCACTGCCGTTGGACGCATCCACCACAACCTTGAGCCCGGCATCCGCGATGCCGGTCGTATCCACATTCCGCAGCAACGACCCCGTGTACGAGTCGAAGACACTGGCCGGGAAATGCA
This genomic interval from Streptomyces sp. B21-083 contains the following:
- a CDS encoding DUF881 domain-containing protein — its product is MSLLTNVMDHSLDEGYAEAAARRKATGDAGLSRPLRARLGLAAGLVLAALVVTVGAAQARIAAPGVAKEREELIDRIDGETEAADKLEEAVDRLRDNVSARQRAALKSEGGSKQADLVGILSGATEVHGPGVKLVVDDAKEASTGAGGDARETSGFSDTGRVRDRDMQRVVNGLWQSGAEAIAINGQRLTALSAIRAAGDAILVDNKPLVPPYTVLAVGDGKRLSTRFQDSADGLYLHALQENFDIRTGISVESDLRLPAAPSVIVRTAQPRTEKGTS
- a CDS encoding small basic family protein, which gives rise to MIAVLGLVVGVVAGLLVRPEVPAVVEPYLPIAVVAALDAVFGGLRAMLDGIFVDKVFVVSFLSNVVVAALIVFLGDKLGVGAQLSTGVVVVLGIRIFSNAAAIRRHVFRA